In Sphaeramia orbicularis chromosome 15, fSphaOr1.1, whole genome shotgun sequence, a single genomic region encodes these proteins:
- the fbln7 gene encoding fibulin-7, which yields MALSLRCRCLLLLYLTAIQCSHSAVQNCMDKHQVVGVLRQMEKFLKGQEVRFTEGLRIMKSKLATLQNSVSKLPQADQSAAPTTCPSLEVPAHGTKFGSKYFVGHEVHFTCAQGYQLVGSATRVCQDNGSWTGISAVCKEISVCASNPCQNGGTCVEGVNQYKCTCPQNWSGSHCQHQTQTAPPEWSVMNDPAFSRKPRCAQVNRAQHCSCDAGFHMSGTSDNSICQDVNECEVYRLDQGGKLCIHECVNVPGSYHCSCPSGYKLLPDGRSCEDVDECLSQQHNCSRGTTCINTGGGFQCVNPECPRSHGNISYVKTSPFQCERNPCPMDSRSCHLAPKTVSFHYLSLSSNLQTPATLFRMATAAAPGRTGPDSLRFGIVGGNSRGMFVMQRSDRQTGELILVQQLRGPQEITIDVDMSEYTDRIFQAKHVARVHVLVSPYNF from the exons ATGGCTCTGTCTCTCCGATGCAGGTGTTTACTTCTGCTGTATTTGACAGCCATCCAGTGCAGCCATTCTGCCGTTCAG AACTGCATGGACAAACACCAGGTGGTTGGAGTACTCCGTCAAATGGAGAAGTTTCTAAAAGGCCAGGAGGTGCGATTTACAGAGGGCCTTCGGATCATGAAGTCAAAGCTGGCGACACTTCAGAACTCTGTCTCCAAGTTACCTCAAGCAGACCAGTCAGCTG CTCCCACCACCTGCCCCTCCCTGGAAGTCCCTGCTCATGGAACAAAGTTTGGCTCAAAGTATTTTGTCGGACATGAGGTCCATTTCACTTGTGCCCAGGGCTACCAACTTGTTGGTTCTGCAACACGCGTTTGTCAGGACAATGGCAGTTGGACTGGCATCAGTGCTGTTTGTAAAG AAATTAGTGTTTGTGCCAGTAACCCATGCCAAAATGGAGGAACATGTGTGGAAGGTGTCAACCAATACAAATGCACGTGTCCGCAGAACTGGAGTGGCTCACATTGTCAGCACCAGACTCAGACCG CGCCACCTGAGTGGAGCGTCATGAACGATCCAGCGTTCAGTCGGAAACCTCGATGTGCCCAGGTGAACCGAGCCCAGCACTGCAGCTGTGACGCAGGGTTCCACATGAGCGGCACCTCTGACAACAGTATCTGCCAGG ATGTAAATGAGTGTGAAGTTTACCGACTGGACCAAGGAGGGAAGTTGTGTATCCACGAATGTGTAAATGTCCCAGGCTCGTACCACTGCTCTTGCCCGAGCGGCTACAAGTTGCTCCCAGATGGGCGGAGCTGTGAGG ATGTGGATGAATGTTTAAGCCAGCAGCACAACTGTAGCAGAGGGACAACTTGTATCAACACAGGGGGAGGTTTTCAGTGTGTCAACCCAGAGTGTCCTCGCTCTCATGGCAACATCAGTTATGTCAAGACATCTCCTTT CCAGTGTGAGAGAAACCCCTGCCCCATGGACAGCCGCTCCTGCCACCTGGCTCCAAAGACTGTGTCCTTCCACTACCTGTCCCTGTCGTCCAACCTGCAGACTCCTGCCACGCTCTTCCGGATGGCGACCGCCGCCGCCCCGGGTCGCACGGGGCCAGACAGTCTGCGCTTCGGGATAGTGGGTGGAAACTCCCGAGGCATGTTTGTCATGCAGCGTTCAGACAGGCAGACTGGTGAACTCATACTGGTCCAACAGCTACGTGGACCACAAGAGATCACTATTGATGTGGACATGTCTGAGTACACCGACCGTATCTTTCAGGCCAAGCATGTGGCCAGGGTGCATGTTCTGGTTTCGCCTTACAACTTCTGA